The region TGTCTTTTAAAGCTTTTATTTCATCTCTTAATCGAGCTGCATTTAGAAAATCAAGATCTTTAGCTGCTTTTTCCATGTCTTTTCTTTTCGTTCTAATAATCTTTTCAATATCAGCTTTAGTTTTGTACTTCAGAGTTTCTTCTGTAGCTTGAAGAATAGATTCTTTTTGTAAATCTTCATAAGAGGCTTTGACTAATTCACTAGAGATCTTCTTTACAATAGCTGTTGGTGTAATGTTATTGTTTTTATTAAAGTTCATTTGCTTCTCACGTCTATAGTTGGTTTCGTCTATAGTACGTTGCATACTAGCGGTGATTTTATCCGCATACATGATAGCGCGGCCATTAACGTTTCTAGCAGCTCTACCAACTGTTTGGGTAAGAGATCTATGACTTCGTAAGAAACCTTCTTTATCAGCATCTAATATCGCTACAAGAGATACTTCAGGTAAGTCAAGTCCTTCTCTTAGTAAGTTAACTCCAATTAGTACATCGAATAGCCCTTTACGTAGGTCTTGCATAATCTCAACACGTTCTAATGTATCTACATCAGAGTGTATATATCTACATCTAATCCCTACACGGGTGAAGTATTTAGCTAATTCTTCAGCCATGCGCTTGGTTAGAGTTGTAACAAGGATTCTCTCATCTTTTTCTACTCTCTTGTGAATTTCTTCAATCAAATCATCTATTTGATTTTCTGTAGGTTTTATTTCGATAATCGGATCTAATAGACCTGTAGGTCGTATTAATTGCTCTACATAGACTCCTTCTGATTTTTGTAGTTCATAATCAGCAGGTGTAGCTGATACATAAACGACTTGATTTTGCATAGCTTCAAATTCTTCAAACTTAAGTGGTCTATTGTCAAGTGCGGCAGGTAGTCTAAAACCGTATTCTACTAGATTCTCTTTACGTGACCTATCTCCTCCATACATTGCGTGTACTTGGGATACTGTTACGTGGCTCTCGTCTATTACCATTAAGTAGTCATCAGGAAAGTAATCAATCAAACAGAAAGGACGTGTTCCTTGTTCTCTACCATCTAAGTATCTTGAGTAGTTCTCAATTCCTGAACAGTACCCTAACTCTCTAATCATTTCAAGATCGAAATTAGTACGTTCTTCTAGGCGTTTAGCTTCAAGGTGTTTTCCTATTTCTTTAAAGTAATCTACTTGTTTGACTAGGTCTTGTTGTATTTCCCATATAGCGGCCTGTAATACATCAGGTGATGTAACAAACATATTAGCAGGATAGATTGTAAGATTAGTGTATTTTTCAATAACTGCTGAAGTACTTGGATTGAAAACCTCAATATCTTCTATCTCATCTCCAAAGAAGTGTATTCTAAAAGGATTATCAGCATAACTAGGAAATACCTCTACTGTATCGCCTTTTATTCTAAATGTACCAGCAGTAAACTCAACTTCTGTTCTTGCATACAAGCTTTGTACTAAACGATGTAATAGTTTAGTTCTGCTTATTTGTTGATCTACTTCTAGTGCAATAACATTCTTTTGAAACTCTACTGGATTTCCGATACCATATAGACAAGAAACAGAAGCTACCACTATAATATCTCTTCTTCCTGATAGTAGGGCAGAGGTAGTGCTTAGTCGCATCTTTTCAAGCTCTTCGTTGATAGATAGGTCTTTTTCTATATAAGTACCTGTAACAGGTAAGAAAGCCTCAGGTTGATAGTAGTCGTAGTAAGATACGAAGTACTCGACCGCATTGTTTGGGAAAAAGCTTTTAAACTCTGTATATAATTGAGCTGCAAGCGTTTTATTGTGTGCTAGAATTAGAGTAGGTCTGTTGACTTCTTTAATTACATTAGCTATAGTAAAAGTTTTTCCAGAACCAGTAACACCAACTAATGTTTGATATTTTTCATCTGCATTGATTCCGTCTGCTAGTTTTTTTATAGCTTGAGGCTGGTCACCAGTAGGGCTGTATTCTGAATTTAGATTAAATTTCATAGTTGCTTAAATAAGTAATGCAAAGTTACTTATTATAAACAAAAAAAGCGCAAGAATAATCTTGCGCTTTAATATGATTAAAATTGAATTCTAAAATTAGTTAATTTTGAAAACAACTTTTCTTGCAATTCTACGAGCTGCAGCTGAATCTTTAGATACTGCATCATCAATTCCGTTTCCTTTAGCAGAAACTTTAGAAGCAGAAACTCCAGATTTAACTAAGATATCTTTAACAGCATTTGCACGTCTTTCAGATAACTTGTTGTTGTAAGATTTGTTTCCTACTGCATCAGCATATCCAAGAACTTCTACAGAAGCATTAGGATTAGCTTTTAAGTAGTTAACGATGAAGTTGATTCCGTCAACGTTTGATGGTTGAGATTTATCAAAGTCAAAGTAAGCAGCTACATATCCTTTGTTGATTAATTCTTTAATCATGTTAGCATCTCCAGTGTTAGCTACAGCTTTCTCTGGTTGATTACCATATTTCTCAGCAATGTATGCTTCGATGTTATCAGCGATACCATTGTTGTTTTTATCGATATTTCTACCTCTAGAATCAACTAAAGCACCAGCTGGAGTATTAGGCTCTAAGTCTAGGTAATCAGCTACACCGTCTCCATCAGAGTCAACAAGCATACCTTCGATTTTAGAAACTCTTCCTTCGATTTCACCTAACAATTTGTTGTCTTCTTCTTCAGCAACATACCAGTCAGCATGTTGTCCGTTTTTACCTAAATAGATAGAAACTCCAACAGAAGCATTAAACATAGTACCTTGAGCGATTGAACGATTTGTAGCGTTTAATCCGTCCCAAGTATTGTTTTGTTGTAAACTTTGAATAACTGTGAAGTCAGCGTTTAAAGCAACACGTGGGTGAACTTTAATTTGTCCAGTTAAACCAGCCATTAAGTGTCCCATGTTGTCAGTTCCTTCTAACTTATCTCCATTCATCCAAGAGTAACCTCCCCCTGCGTGAGCTTGTACGTTTAATACTTTAGTCCAAGATTCGAAGTTTAAAAGTCTTCCAACGTTAACAACCCCTTCTAAGCTTGTTCTGTAGTGGTTTGTGTTTAAGTCAGCATCATTAGTCCAGTTGTCTAATTTATCATAGCCAAAAGAAGCTTTAATACCAAACTTATTGTTTAAACTGTAACGTACACCTCCATCTAAGTGTAAGTTTTTGAAAGTCTCAGCTGTGTATCCTGAAGATAAAACTCTTGCAGGTTTAGCAAATCCTCCATTTAAGTCAATAGACCATTTGTTGTAAGGACTTTGAGCATGAACAGCACCAAAAGCTAATACAGAAGCCAATAACGGTAATGTTAATTTTTTCATAGTTGTCTTTTTAATTTCCATTAAATGTGATCTAAAATAATCACACTATTTACTAATCGCTTATGGAGCAAATATACGGTAAAGATTTGTAATAGAAACAGAAATTTACTTTTTTTTGTAAAAAGTGATATATTTTTTACTTTTGTTTCATAAAAGATATATAATATGGGATATGTTTCAAAGATATTCGTTACAGTAGATGTTGTTTTGTTTAAAAAATCTTCAAGTAATTCACATGTTTTATTAATAAAGCGCAAAAATGAACCATTTCGCGATTATTGGGCTCTACCTGGGGGCTTTGTAGACGAAAATGAGGATTTAGTTGTCGCTGCTAAGCGTGAATTAGTTGAGGAAACATCAATAGCGGTTAACGAGTTAGTACAAATTAAAGCTTATGGCAAGCCTTTTAGAGATCCGAGATCACATATGGTTACTGTTGCTTTCTATGGTGAGGTAGCAGGGGATATTGTTGGTAAAGCTGCTGATGATGCTAAAGAGTTAGCTTGGTTTAATATAGATGAATTGCCTGATTTGGCATTTGATCATTTAGATATTGTTACAGATGCGATATCGCTGCATAAAAAAAGGTAAGTCTAATTAGACTTACCTTTTTTTTATGCTTTACTTTCTAGTAATCTCTTTTCCATTACAAAAGTCCCAAAAGGAATGATTGATGCAATACAAATTAATCCATATTTCTTCAAACTCCATTTTTCATCTCCTTTAAGTACAGTTGCCATTACTATATATAGTATGAATAACACTCCGTGTCCCATTCCTACTATTCTTACCATCTCTGGTTGTTCCCAGATATACTTTAATGGCATAGCGATAAAAAGTAGCGCTAGTAATGATAGTCCCTCTAGTAGGGCTACGATTTTAAATAATTTAAGCATCCTTGTTGAATTAGAAGTTTTAAGTATGCTAATATACTTTTATTATGAGAACAAAAAAAGCCTAACAAGAATTCTGTTAGGCTTTTGTGTTATGATTAACATTTATAATTAGAAAGCTAATAAGCGAGTGTTGTAGTCTCTTAAATCTTCTAAGTTATGTTTATTATCGATGTCTTTGTATAAAGATAATAAATACTGTAAGCTTTCTAAATCATTTTTAGCTTCTTGCTCTGATTTAGTAGCTCCTTCTTCTTCCTCTTCAACTGGTTCATCAGAAGGAATTGCAATTAAAAATGCATTGTTGTTTTGAATGTGTTCGTATGCTAAGCGGATAGACTTAACTAACACAGGTTTCTCTTCAAGTAAAGCAAATTCTCTAAGTTTTTGTAAATCTGCTACAATGTTTTCTACAACAAGACCATCAGCAATTAGATCTGATTGAATCTTTTTAATCAATTTTAAAGCATTTGCGTTTTCCACAGTAAATATCTTTTAAGTATAAAAAATTATGGTGCAAAAGTAATCTTTTTAGATGATTATAGTGAAATAAAAGATGAAATATTTTGATTGTTTTTATATAAAATACTTTATATGTGATTGTTAAGTTGTGTTTTGTTTCTACTCTGGTCTTTAAATTGGATAGTCAATGTAGTATTTAAACAAAAAACCGCCATTTTCAGAAGAAAAGTGACGGTTTTTTTCAAACAAACTAAACCAAATTGTCTGTATCCTATAATTAGAATACGTATTCGTTAGTCTCTACCAATTTAGTAGCAATAGTTTCTCTAAGTGCATTTACATTTGGTAGGTTCACATATTTTGTAAATCTGCGTAGTCCCATTAACATCACACGTTGCTCATCACCTTCGGTGAAAGAAGAGATTCCTTCTTTTCCTTTTAATCCGATGATATCTACAGCGTGATATAAGTATAATTGAGCCATAGCGATTTGTTCTTTAATATTTGCTTCTCCTTTAAGTTTAGCTAATTTCTCAGTTCTAAGGATAGCACTTTCTGCCATATAGATTTCGATTAACATATCTGAAGCAGCCATTAATAGCGCTTGGTGTTTATCCAATTCTGGTCCATATTTCTGAACTGCACTACCAGCTACCATTAAGAAAGCTTGTTTTAATTTGCTAACCATTTCTTTTTCTTCAGCAAATAATTCTGAATAATCAGGAACGTCAAAGCTTGGGATACTCATTAGTTCGTCAGCTACTTTCATAGCTGGTCCTAATAAATCTACGTGTCCTTTCATTGCTTTTTTGATTAACATACCTACAGTAAGCATACGGTTGATCTCATTAGTACCTTCATAGATACGAGAGATACGAGCATCTCTCCATGCGCTTTCCATTGGTGTGTCTTCTGAGAATCCCATACCTCCGAAGATTTGTACTCCTTCGTCTGCACAACTTTGTACATCTTCAGAAACAGCAACCTTAAGAATAGAGCATTCGATAGCGAATTCTTCCACTCCTTTTAATTCTGCTTCTTGGTGTGTATTGCCTTCTGCGATACGTTGGTTGATACGCTCTTCGATAGCTGCTGCAGCTCTATATGATGCTGCTTCACCTACATAAGCATTAGTTGCCATCTCAGCTAGTTTAGTACGGATAGCACCGAAAGATGAGATAGGTGTTTTAAACTGGATACGCTCATTAGCATATCTTACAGATTGTGTGATTAGACGACGTTGTGAGTCTAAACAAGCTGCTGCTAATTTGATACGACCTACGTTTAATGCATTCATTGCTATTTTAAAACCGTTTCCTCTTTCAGAAAGCATATTCTCTACAGGAACTTTTGTCTCACTGAAGAAAACCTGACGAGTAGAAGAAGCTCTAATGCCTAATTTGTGCTCTTCTTCTCCTAAAGTAATTCCGTTACTTGGATCGTTTTCTACGATAAATCCAGTGATATTTTTATCATCTTCGATACGCGCAAATACGATAAATACATTACAGAACCCAGCATTAGAGATCCACATTTTTTGTCCTGTGATAGAGTAGTGTTTCCTATCAGCAGATAATACTGCTTTTGTTTTTCCAGAGTTAGCATCTGATCCTGCGTCTGGCTCTGTTAAACAGTAAGCACCAAACCATTCACCTGAAGCTAATTTAGGAACGTATTTTTGTTTTTGTTCTTCGTTTCCATATAACGTAATTGGCATAGTACCAATACCTGTATGAGCACCAAAAGCTGTTGAGAAAGAACCTGTAGCTCCAGAGATGTAATCACATACTAACATTGTAGAGATGAATCCCATTTCTAACCCTCCGTAAGCTTCAGGAACTGCAACTCCTAAAAGTCCAAGTTCTCCTGCTTTACGCATAGATGATTCTGTGAATGCGTAATCTTTTTTCTCAAAGCGGTCTTTATTTGGCCATATTTCTTTGTCGATAAACTCTTTTACAGATTCACGCATCATTACTTGCTCTTCTGTGAAGTCTTCAGGAGTGAATATGTTTTCACATTTAGTTTCCTTTACTAAGAATTGACCTCCTCTAATGATATCTTTACTCATAATATATTTTTTTTTATTTTGGTTAATAGCATTCTATAATAATTCGTAGATTCCAGCAGCACCTTGTCCTGTACCGATACACATTGTAACCATTCCGTATTTAGAACCGCGGCGTTTCATCTCATCGAATAATTGCACAGATAGTTTAGCACCTGTACATCCTAGAGGGTGTCCTAGTGCGATAGCACCTCCGTTTACGTTCACGATATCTGGATTGATATCTAATTCTCTCATTACAGCTAAAGACTGAGAAGCAAACGCTTCGTTTAATTCGAACAAGTCGATGTCTTTTAGTTGTAACCCTGCTTGTTTTAGCGCTTTTGGAATTGCTTTTACAGGTCCGATTCCCATGATACGAGGTTCAACACCTGCTGCGGCATAGTTCACCATACGAGCGATAGGCTCGATGTTTAACTCTTTTACCATTTCTTCTGACATCACCATCACAAAGGCTGCACCATCACTCATTTGTGATGAGTTACCCGCCGTTACTGATCCATCAGCTGCGAACACTGGTCTAAGTTTGTTTAACGCTTCTATAGATGTACCAGCTCTTGGCCCTTCATCTTTAGTTACCGTATAAGATCTGCTATCTTTTTTACCTTTCTCATTAATGAATACCTCATTAATAGTAATTGGTACGATTTGATTGTCAAATTTACCATCTGCCTGTGCTTTAAGTGCTTTCATATGTGAGTTGTAAGCAAATACATCTTGGTCTTCACGTGAAACACCAAATTGATTAGCTACAGCTTCAGCAGTAAGTCCCATTCCCCAGTAGTAGTCTTCGTGTCCTTCTTTAGCTACGCCATAATCAGGAGTTGGTTTATATCCACCCATAGGGATATAACTCATACTCTCCGCACCACCAGCGATGATACAGTCAGCCATTCCGGCTTGTATCTTAGCTACAGCCATCCCGATAGTTTCTATTCCTGAGGCACAGTATCTGTTAACAGTTACACCAGGTACATCATCTATTTTTAATCCCATTAGAGAGATTAGACGTCCCATATTTAATCCTTGCTCTGCCTCAGGCATTGCATTACCTACCATAACATCGTCTATACGAGTCTTGTCAAATTCTGGTAGTTTACTCATTAGGTATTCGATAGTTTCAGCAGCCAGTTCATCAGGTCTTTTAAATCTGAATACACCTTTAGGCGCTTTACCCACAGCTGTTCTATATCCTTGTACTATATATGCAGTTTTCATATTTGTCTGTCGTTTTAATTGGTTAAAGATTAGTTTCTTAATGGTTTACCATTTTTCAACATATACTGAACTCTCTCTAGCGTTTTGCGTTCTCCACATAGTGATAAGAATGCTTCTCTCTCTAAGTCTAATAAGTACTGTTCTGTAACGAAAGTAGGTTCTGATAAATCTCCACCAGCCATTACATACGCTAATTTATTAGCGATCTTACGGTCGTGTTCAGAGATGTATTTACCAGCTAACATACTGTCTGTTCCTACTAAGAACATTCCTAATGCTTGACGACCAAGTACTTTGATGTCTTTTCTAAGAGCAGGTTGTGTATATCCAGCTTGTGCCATTACTAAAGCCTCTCTTTTTGCTTGTGCAATTTGTAAGTCTTTATTTACGACAACTATATCTTTTCCTTTTTGTAATATATTTAAATCAAAAGCTTCTTGTGCAGATGTAGCTACTTTAGCCATACCGATTGTTAAGAAATGCTCTTGTAATGTATTTAATTCCACATCATTTTTGCGGTATAGGTCAGCAGCTCTCACAGTCATCTCTTTAGAACCACCACCACCAGGGATAAGTCCAACACCGAATTCTACTAATCCGATATAAGTCTCAGCTGCAGCTACTACTTTATCAGCGTGTAAGCTTAATTCACATCCACCACCGAAAGTCATTCCATGAGGAGCAGCTACTACTGGGATACCAGAGTAACGCATTTTCATCATTGTATCTTGGAACGTTTTAATCGCAATATTTAATTCATCCCAATCTTGCTCTGCAGCCATCATGAAGATCATCATTAAGTTAGCCCCTACAGAGAAGTTGCTACCTTGGTTACCTACTACTAATCCTTGGAAGTCTTTCTCAGCGATTTCAACAGCTTTATTTAATCCTGCTAATACTCCACCACCGATTGTATTCATTTTAGAGTGAAACTCTAAGTTCACAATACCATCTCCTAAGTCAATTAAAGAAGCCTCGCTATTTCCCCATACTTTATTAGTTGCTCTAATATTGTCAAGGATAATGAAAGCATCCTGTCCAGGAATTGGTTCAAAAGCTTTTGTGTTTTGGTTGTAGTATAGTTTTTTACCGTTTTCTACTTTATAGAAACTCTTCGCTCCAGAAGCAGCAAGTTCTTTAACCCAATCAGCTACTGTATATCCTTCTTTCTCTATTAAAGCAATACCTTTGTCGATACCTACCAAATCCCACGTTTGGAATGGTCCGTATTTCCATGCATATCCTGTACGCATAGCATCATCGATAGGGAATAGGGTATCTGTAATTTCTGGAACACGTTGAGAAACATAAGCAAATAATGAAGCAAAGTGTTTTCTGATTAATTCACCAGCTTTTGTTTGATCTGCTAATAATAAAGCCAATTTAGCTTTCGTTCCACCAGCTTGTTTAGCTGTTTCTAGAACTGCTATTTTAGCGCGTTCTAGTGGGCGATATTCTAATTTTTCTAAGTCTAATGCATAGCGATTAGTCTTTCCTTCTTTGTCAATCTCTTTATAGTAGAATCCTTTTCTTGATTTATCACCTAAGAATTTGTTTTCTAATAAGAAGTTTAATGGTTTGCTGTCTTTTACTTGTTGGATCATTGCATCAGCAGGACAGTTTTGTTTTAGTCCATTAGTTACATTGATTGCTGTGTCAAGACCTACTAAATCTCCTAACTTAAATGTACCTGTTTTAGGACGACCTAAGATAGATCCGGTTAATGTATCAGCCTCTTCGATAGTTAATCCTATCTCTTGAGCTAATTGCATTACCATAGCCATAGAGTATACCCCTACACGGTTACCGATAAATCCTGGTGTATCTTTACATAATACAGGTGTTTTACCTAAGTATAGACTGCTGTATTTTTGGAAGAATTCAAGTACCTCTGGAGCAGTTTGTGGTCCAGGAATAATCTCAAATAATTGTAAGTATCTCGGAGGGTTGAAGAAGTGCGTTCCACAGAAGTGTTTTTGGAAATCTTCTGAGCGACCTTCCACCATTAGTTTCATTGGAATACCTGATGTGTTCGAAGTAATCAATGAACCTGGTTTTCTATATTTTTCTATCTGTTCAAAGACAGATTTTTTAATATCTAATCTTTCGATTACAACTTCGATTACCCAGTCGTAATCTTTTATTTTTACTAAATCATCTTCGATATTTCCAACTGCGATGCGTGAAGCAAAAGCTTGTGAATAGATAGGAGCAGGTTTAGATTTAAGTGCATTAGCTAAGTGAGTACTTGCTATTTTATTTCTAACGGCTTTACTTTCTAATGTAAGTCCTTTTTTTTCCTCTTCAGGAGTTAATTCTCTAGGTACAATGTCAAGAAGCAATACTTCTAGTCCAATATTAGCAAAATGACAAGCAATAGCTGATCCCATTACACCAGATCCTACTACTGCTACCTTTTTAATTATTCTTTTCATATTTTATTGTTCTTTGGTTTTTAAATTATTGTAACACTTGGATAATATACGACAATTATTTGTCTTCAAAAATACCTTTGTCATTGATTAACTGATTGATAACTTCAGTTACTTCCATAAAGTGTTTGATTTTTTCTTCAGATATTTGTGCGTGTATTTTTTCATTAAATCGCTTTACTTTCGCTTTTGAAAGCTCTCTCTTTTCTAAACCAAGAGGAGTAAGTTTAATGATTACACCACGACCATCATTTGGATTCTTCTCACGCGTGATTAATTTATTTTCTTCTAATTTTTTCAGTGTGCGTGTAAGACTAGTTGCTTCCATCCCCATATTAGGTCCTAATAGAGTAGAGGGAGTTCCTTCTTTATCTATACTTAAAAGTGCAAATGCAAGAGACATCGTAGCATCATATTTAGACGCTTCTTCATTGTACATTCTAGCCACTGCTTGCCATGTTGCTCTTAATACGTAGTCGATTGTTGTGTTTTTCATATTGTATTGAATAATTCAAATATAAAAAAAAATAGTATGCTTGCATACTATTTTTGAAATATTTATTCGTTAAGTGTAATTTTTTTTAATTAACCTCTATAGATTTTGTCGTAAAGGTCTTGATGTTTAGCTAAGATAATACGTCTACGTAGTTTTAAAGTAGGGGTTAAGTGCTCGCTATCAATGCTCCAAACATCTGGAGTAAGTTCGAATTTCTTAACTTGTTCCCATTTACCAAATTTTTTGTTGATTTCTTCTATCTCTGCTGATATACGCTCAATAACTTTAGGGTTTTTGACGATTTCTTCATTTGTAGTACCGATGTCATATCTCTTGCGACGAGCCCACTCTTTTACAAAGTCAAAATCAATT is a window of Myroides oncorhynchi DNA encoding:
- a CDS encoding OmpA family protein; its protein translation is MKKLTLPLLASVLAFGAVHAQSPYNKWSIDLNGGFAKPARVLSSGYTAETFKNLHLDGGVRYSLNNKFGIKASFGYDKLDNWTNDADLNTNHYRTSLEGVVNVGRLLNFESWTKVLNVQAHAGGGYSWMNGDKLEGTDNMGHLMAGLTGQIKVHPRVALNADFTVIQSLQQNNTWDGLNATNRSIAQGTMFNASVGVSIYLGKNGQHADWYVAEEEDNKLLGEIEGRVSKIEGMLVDSDGDGVADYLDLEPNTPAGALVDSRGRNIDKNNNGIADNIEAYIAEKYGNQPEKAVANTGDANMIKELINKGYVAAYFDFDKSQPSNVDGINFIVNYLKANPNASVEVLGYADAVGNKSYNNKLSERRANAVKDILVKSGVSASKVSAKGNGIDDAVSKDSAAARRIARKVVFKIN
- the uvrB gene encoding excinuclease ABC subunit UvrB, giving the protein MKFNLNSEYSPTGDQPQAIKKLADGINADEKYQTLVGVTGSGKTFTIANVIKEVNRPTLILAHNKTLAAQLYTEFKSFFPNNAVEYFVSYYDYYQPEAFLPVTGTYIEKDLSINEELEKMRLSTTSALLSGRRDIIVVASVSCLYGIGNPVEFQKNVIALEVDQQISRTKLLHRLVQSLYARTEVEFTAGTFRIKGDTVEVFPSYADNPFRIHFFGDEIEDIEVFNPSTSAVIEKYTNLTIYPANMFVTSPDVLQAAIWEIQQDLVKQVDYFKEIGKHLEAKRLEERTNFDLEMIRELGYCSGIENYSRYLDGREQGTRPFCLIDYFPDDYLMVIDESHVTVSQVHAMYGGDRSRKENLVEYGFRLPAALDNRPLKFEEFEAMQNQVVYVSATPADYELQKSEGVYVEQLIRPTGLLDPIIEIKPTENQIDDLIEEIHKRVEKDERILVTTLTKRMAEELAKYFTRVGIRCRYIHSDVDTLERVEIMQDLRKGLFDVLIGVNLLREGLDLPEVSLVAILDADKEGFLRSHRSLTQTVGRAARNVNGRAIMYADKITASMQRTIDETNYRREKQMNFNKNNNITPTAIVKKISSELVKASYEDLQKESILQATEETLKYKTKADIEKIIRTKRKDMEKAAKDLDFLNAARLRDEIKALKDKL
- a CDS encoding NUDIX domain-containing protein gives rise to the protein MGYVSKIFVTVDVVLFKKSSSNSHVLLIKRKNEPFRDYWALPGGFVDENEDLVVAAKRELVEETSIAVNELVQIKAYGKPFRDPRSHMVTVAFYGEVAGDIVGKAADDAKELAWFNIDELPDLAFDHLDIVTDAISLHKKR
- a CDS encoding DUF3817 domain-containing protein; this translates as MLKLFKIVALLEGLSLLALLFIAMPLKYIWEQPEMVRIVGMGHGVLFILYIVMATVLKGDEKWSLKKYGLICIASIIPFGTFVMEKRLLESKA
- a CDS encoding MarR family winged helix-turn-helix transcriptional regulator is translated as MKNTTIDYVLRATWQAVARMYNEEASKYDATMSLAFALLSIDKEGTPSTLLGPNMGMEATSLTRTLKKLEENKLITREKNPNDGRGVIIKLTPLGLEKRELSKAKVKRFNEKIHAQISEEKIKHFMEVTEVINQLINDKGIFEDK
- a CDS encoding 3-hydroxyacyl-CoA dehydrogenase/enoyl-CoA hydratase family protein, whose protein sequence is MKRIIKKVAVVGSGVMGSAIACHFANIGLEVLLLDIVPRELTPEEEKKGLTLESKAVRNKIASTHLANALKSKPAPIYSQAFASRIAVGNIEDDLVKIKDYDWVIEVVIERLDIKKSVFEQIEKYRKPGSLITSNTSGIPMKLMVEGRSEDFQKHFCGTHFFNPPRYLQLFEIIPGPQTAPEVLEFFQKYSSLYLGKTPVLCKDTPGFIGNRVGVYSMAMVMQLAQEIGLTIEEADTLTGSILGRPKTGTFKLGDLVGLDTAINVTNGLKQNCPADAMIQQVKDSKPLNFLLENKFLGDKSRKGFYYKEIDKEGKTNRYALDLEKLEYRPLERAKIAVLETAKQAGGTKAKLALLLADQTKAGELIRKHFASLFAYVSQRVPEITDTLFPIDDAMRTGYAWKYGPFQTWDLVGIDKGIALIEKEGYTVADWVKELAASGAKSFYKVENGKKLYYNQNTKAFEPIPGQDAFIILDNIRATNKVWGNSEASLIDLGDGIVNLEFHSKMNTIGGGVLAGLNKAVEIAEKDFQGLVVGNQGSNFSVGANLMMIFMMAAEQDWDELNIAIKTFQDTMMKMRYSGIPVVAAPHGMTFGGGCELSLHADKVVAAAETYIGLVEFGVGLIPGGGGSKEMTVRAADLYRKNDVELNTLQEHFLTIGMAKVATSAQEAFDLNILQKGKDIVVVNKDLQIAQAKREALVMAQAGYTQPALRKDIKVLGRQALGMFLVGTDSMLAGKYISEHDRKIANKLAYVMAGGDLSEPTFVTEQYLLDLEREAFLSLCGERKTLERVQYMLKNGKPLRN
- a CDS encoding acetyl-CoA C-acyltransferase; translated protein: MKTAYIVQGYRTAVGKAPKGVFRFKRPDELAAETIEYLMSKLPEFDKTRIDDVMVGNAMPEAEQGLNMGRLISLMGLKIDDVPGVTVNRYCASGIETIGMAVAKIQAGMADCIIAGGAESMSYIPMGGYKPTPDYGVAKEGHEDYYWGMGLTAEAVANQFGVSREDQDVFAYNSHMKALKAQADGKFDNQIVPITINEVFINEKGKKDSRSYTVTKDEGPRAGTSIEALNKLRPVFAADGSVTAGNSSQMSDGAAFVMVMSEEMVKELNIEPIARMVNYAAAGVEPRIMGIGPVKAIPKALKQAGLQLKDIDLFELNEAFASQSLAVMRELDINPDIVNVNGGAIALGHPLGCTGAKLSVQLFDEMKRRGSKYGMVTMCIGTGQGAAGIYELL
- a CDS encoding acyl-CoA dehydrogenase family protein, whose amino-acid sequence is MSKDIIRGGQFLVKETKCENIFTPEDFTEEQVMMRESVKEFIDKEIWPNKDRFEKKDYAFTESSMRKAGELGLLGVAVPEAYGGLEMGFISTMLVCDYISGATGSFSTAFGAHTGIGTMPITLYGNEEQKQKYVPKLASGEWFGAYCLTEPDAGSDANSGKTKAVLSADRKHYSITGQKMWISNAGFCNVFIVFARIEDDKNITGFIVENDPSNGITLGEEEHKLGIRASSTRQVFFSETKVPVENMLSERGNGFKIAMNALNVGRIKLAAACLDSQRRLITQSVRYANERIQFKTPISSFGAIRTKLAEMATNAYVGEAASYRAAAAIEERINQRIAEGNTHQEAELKGVEEFAIECSILKVAVSEDVQSCADEGVQIFGGMGFSEDTPMESAWRDARISRIYEGTNEINRMLTVGMLIKKAMKGHVDLLGPAMKVADELMSIPSFDVPDYSELFAEEKEMVSKLKQAFLMVAGSAVQKYGPELDKHQALLMAASDMLIEIYMAESAILRTEKLAKLKGEANIKEQIAMAQLYLYHAVDIIGLKGKEGISSFTEGDEQRVMLMGLRRFTKYVNLPNVNALRETIATKLVETNEYVF